GCATTATCCTTTTTATTTTCATCAGCAGGTACATATCCACGACCACTGTTAACAGTCATAGTCGCTTTTAGAGAAGAACCTTCACCGATTGTAAAGAGATAATGATCTGGATTTACAATTTCAATATCGCTATCTGTCAAAATGTCACCAGCTGTTACTTCAGCAGGACCTTCAACATCCAGTTCGATGATTTTTTCGTCTTCAACGTACGATTTCACTGCAATTCCTTTAATGTTCAGAATGATTTGCATCACGTCTTCACGAACACCTGGAACTGTGTCAAACTCATGTAACACACCATCAATATTGATAGATGTCACAGCTGCTCCTGGTAGAGAAGCTAGAAGTACACGACGAAGAGAGTTACCAAGAGTTGTACCGTAGCCACGTTCAAGTGGTTCGATTACAAACTTGCCATAATCTTTATTTTCATCAATTTTTGTTATATTTGGTTTTTCAAACTCGATCATTTAGTTACTCCCTCTTAAACGAAAAGCAGTGTAATGCGATGATTATACACGGCGACGTTTTGGAGGACGAGCACCATTGTGTGGCACTGGAGTCACATCACGAATTGCTGTTACTTCAAGACCAGCGGCAGCAAGCGCACGAATAGCTGACTCACGACCAGAACCTGGACCTTTTACAGTAACTTCAACTGATTTAAGACCGTGTTCTTGTGCAGATTTAGCAGCAGCTTCAGAAGCCATTTGAGCAGCGAATGGTGTAGATTTACGAGAACCTTTGAAACCAAGAGCACCAGCTGATGACCAAGCAATTGCATTACCATGCACATCAGTAATCATAACAATAGTGTTATTAAATGTAGCGTGAATATGAGCAATACCAGATTCGATATTCTTTTTCACACGACGTTTACGTGTTGGTTTAGCCAAGACTTTTACCTCCTATATTATTTTTTCTTACCAGCGATCGCAACAGCTTTACCTTTACGAGTGCGAGCGTTGTTTTTAGTATTTTGTCCACGGACAGGAAGTCCACGACGGTGACGGATACCACGGTATGAACCGATTTCCATCAAACGTTTGATGTTCAAGTTTACTTCACGACGAAGGTCACCTTCAACTTTGATTGCATCCACTTCACGACGGATAGCATCTTCTTGATCTGATGTA
This portion of the Streptococcus mitis B6 genome encodes:
- the rpsK gene encoding 30S ribosomal protein S11 — its product is MAKPTRKRRVKKNIESGIAHIHATFNNTIVMITDVHGNAIAWSSAGALGFKGSRKSTPFAAQMASEAAAKSAQEHGLKSVEVTVKGPGSGRESAIRALAAAGLEVTAIRDVTPVPHNGARPPKRRRV
- the rpsM gene encoding 30S ribosomal protein S13, which gives rise to MARIAGVDIPNDKRVVISLTYVYGIGLATSKKILAAAGISEDVRVRDLTSDQEDAIRREVDAIKVEGDLRREVNLNIKRLMEIGSYRGIRHRRGLPVRGQNTKNNARTRKGKAVAIAGKKK
- a CDS encoding DNA-directed RNA polymerase subunit alpha — encoded protein: MIEFEKPNITKIDENKDYGKFVIEPLERGYGTTLGNSLRRVLLASLPGAAVTSINIDGVLHEFDTVPGVREDVMQIILNIKGIAVKSYVEDEKIIELDVEGPAEVTAGDILTDSDIEIVNPDHYLFTIGEGSSLKATMTVNSGRGYVPADENKKDNAPVGTLAVDSIYTPVTKVNYQVEPARVGSNDGFDKLTLEILTNGTIIPEDALGLSARILTEHLDLFTNLTEIAKSTEVMKEADTESDDRILDRTIEELDLSVRSYNCLKRAGINTVHDLTEKSEAEMMKVRNLGRKSLEEVKLKLIDLGLGLKDK